The genomic window GTGCTACTGCTACCATTTAAATCATGTTCGATGATATTCAAGCAGTGTTGTTACATAGCAGCTATGGTGGAATGTAAGGCGGATTTTGTGAAACTCCACCCACCGTGGTGGCGGCGTAAGTCACAATCCCAAGTTAATATGGCAAAGTTTTGGCCATCCACTATAAACCGTCATCCGCCATATACAGCAATGTGTTAAAGATTACTGAACAATATATAGATATTATGTGAACATTCCTTTTGACGATTGAAGCCATCAagaataataaagttaattgtATATAGAACAGATAAAATCAGAGATTAACTATCAgtaagaaatataaaaatatatacctTTCAGCTGACGTTTCTCCAGCAGTATTCCATCCACCGCCTCCAGTGGATGTTCCCGCAATATTATTCAACCAACCTTTCCAATTGAAAAAATGTAAATCTTAACAAAACATAAATGGCAAAAAGAGTACAGCAAAGGAAACTATCATGTATGTTAAATAAAGACTCAATTTTATACGAAAAAAGTATTTCTTGTTGAAGGATAAGGAAATGCCAATAAATTTTGAGAATAAAGGATTCCCACCTCCAGCGCCGCCTTCAGCACCCAGCAAATCAAATGGGTTCGATGAATTCGAATCTGGATCACCGCTGATATAAGAAACATAAAGCAACTCAACAATGTTCACAAAGAGACAGAACAAGCAGTAACACATAAGTAGTTACGGGAATCACAGCAGTCAATCTCAGAAATACCTTGCTGACACAGCAGTATTCTTCCCTTGAACCACAGAAAGATGCTCAGATTTAACTGAATCATAACAAGGTCATGGACATTGTCAAAAAATTACGATAATCTGATATTCAAAGAATCAAGTGCAAGACCACCATAAACATACCTGTAAGAAACTTTTGCTGAGAATCTAGTTTCACAGTAACATCAGAGCGACGTATGCCAGTGACACGGCAGAGGTATCCCTTCAAAGGACCTATCCTAATTCTCAAGGTCTGGCCAATAGCAAATAAGCTATCACTGTCCCCACGGTTAACTGCGTACACAATTATTGCATTGAGGAAAATTAGTTACATGGGTATTATATCCACAGCTAAAAAACGTGTCTAGGAGTAGGGCATCTTTACATACATTCACGATCACTTTCTCTTGATTGCCATGGCTTTTTTGGTGACAGAGGTGACCTTGGTGATGATGGTTGGTCATCAAAGACTAAAGGACCTGGTTCACTATCCTGAGTATAGATCAATgagtaaaaaaatcaaaaatcggCACAAGTTCTCAGTGATTGTAACCAAGCAGGGTAGGGTACTAGAAATGATGTTAGACCTTTCCAGTTCCGCTGAAATCACCAACGGCAAGCTTGACTTTCTCACACATAGTAGCTTTAGCTGCGACGTAACCACTATTTTCTTCCTCATTTCCATCATATAGAAAGACAATCCCTTTATAGATATATCTAACAATGCCTTGTTTACCCtgcaaaatgaaagaaaatagttttaaaaataacGAGAAGGGTGTGCAAAAATTCAAACATACCACAAAAGTTAATTCAGAAATAAGCATCAGACCTGGGATGGACCCTCCAGAACCTTAACATTATCGTTAACGACTACAGTCTTATTGTTCAGATCCTGGGCACTAAGTTTCAGATCGCCCAGTGCACTTTTTATGTCGTTTTTTTGAACAGTCACAGCGACAGGCCCTTCTGAACTTTCTTTTAGAATCTACAACAGACAGGAAATCTATAAAAAAGCACAAGACACTCAAAATCAAACGTAAACAAATGATACTGCATAAGCTGAATACTGTACCTTGTAAGTACCATCTTTATCTGTGCTTATTATCACACCAAAGTCCTGTTTTCTGCAATGGCAAAGCTGTCAGGCATGAAAAGCAACAATCTGCAGGATGTGCATGTGTAAACTGCACATCTGCGTGTtcgtctctctctctctctctctctctctctctctatatatatatatatatatatatatatagagagagagagagagagagagagagagagggggagagagagagagagagtttggATGATATAATGAATGCCAAGTTTAACAAAAACTTACCGAAAGCGCACAAGAGTAAATAATTCAAAATCACTTCCTGCACCCAAACCTGATGAGCCCTCTCCTTTTCCATCGCCCTTGTCAGCTGTTATAACCCGTTTTTTCTTTGTGTCACCATAAATATTAGAAAGCCACTCCATATCATTTGATTCATTGTTTTCGGAAGACCCAAACTTCGATATCTCCTCTTCAGTGGGAACAACACCCCAAAAACTTAATGACTCTGGAGATACTTTCTTGTATAAATATCCATCCTTGAGCAGCAAGCcgtcaagaacctgaaaaaCCTTGCCAGATTCCCGGTCGTGTTTAATTTGGATCAGAGGTCGGAACTCCCTGCAGAATCATTGGAAATCAATCCCATCAGACAAACTatccaaaataaaaagataaaaatatatgagAATATGCAATATTATTACTCGAGTTCACTGGAGCTGATTAATCTCGGTGCTGGTACCGCAGTTTTTTGGCGACATCCTCCACCCTGCAacaatgagaaaaaaatatatatcaatgaATATACAACCATAGGATATGAACGAAGAAGTCAAAAGAGCAGTCTGTAAAAATAGGAAGTCGTATAAATCCGGGACACAACCAGTAAACCAAGTCCGCCATACTTTCATAGTGCCATGGTAAGGTTTAACTTAAATATTTAGATTCCCTCACAGATCTTATAATCTTATgtaattaaaaagaaaacaaagaataaattttcaatttagtCTAATTACAATTCCGACACCAATTGTAGTAGTTTCCTCGATCTAATTTAATACGTACAATAGTTTCCATAACATATCATATTGAAAGGTGGAAGTTAATGTGATTTTGACACCAACCATCATGACCAACCAAATGCAAGGTGCAGGTAGAATTTTTTATCAATGCAAATAGTTGTAATAGTCTCCAGTCTTATTTTCCATGAATGGAAACAAAAAATGTGGATCCACTTAAGTTCTTTAGCATCTATTTGTAAAAATAACAACTGAAGGAAAACAGGCATAACCAAAGCTAACAGATGAACTTCAGTAAATAGAAAGGAAAAAGCAGATAAAATCGTGTGAACGTAGATTACAAATTTGGCAGCCAAAACTTGTAGGTCAATTCTTGGAATAAGCTTCACGGTAACTTTTTTGCTTGTATTATTCACTGCCACAACCTGGCAATAaacaataaaagataaaagaaataagCATTTCACAAGTTGGACAGCAAACGAAAACTCAACATCAATTCTCATGTAATACCTGTGCTAAGTCCCCCTTGTAAATACCACCTTTTACGCGAGCCCACATGCCCTCAGAAATTTCAGGTTTCTTTATTTTAACAGAGAACAAATGAAAAACTTCATTTCTCGGAACAGGTTGCACTCGAGTAGCATAGATACCATTAATCCCATAACATGCCTGAAATTACATGTTAGTAACAAATGAAAACAGATTTAGCCAGCTTCAAAACCATTTCTCTAGCAACAATTGATATCTATAAACCAACTAAAGCCCCATTACTAAAGCTACCTGATTTATATCATATTGTCTTTCAGCTTCAATGTATATAGATCCTTTCACATGATCTACAGCAAAGGCAGAAATTATCTGCATTTTAGTATCCAGCGATTTCAGATGAACAAACTTCTGCATCAAACAGATAGCTGAAAGCCTCTCACGCCCAACCTGCATCAAACAAAGCTTATCAAAGAATGAAATAAAGAAGCGCCCAAAAAATTACGAATGCTACAACTCGAAACTAAGGTTAACAAAATCACTAAAAGTCATGTTTCAGTTTGCATACAGTGCATTTGACTTTCCATATAGTTGGAATAGATTCCTGAAGAGCATGATGTAAAGAATTATCCTCCATAGGTTTGTCCTCAAACTCATCTCCAGCATAACGGAAAGACATGGAATTAACACGTTCTTCCATCAATCTATCAAattcttcttcatcaacaagTTCCTGTTTAGGAACAAATGGAGTGCTACTCTGACCCTTAGGTGGTTCGTTCATTGCTGACAAAGTATCAAATTCATCTTCATAACctaaaaaccaaattttcaaaaaacataACAGCGTTTAAGATACAACTAGAAattctatatattaaataacGAAAATAGAAAGCCATAAAACCAAAACGACACGAAAAATTGAACGAAACGGTAAAATGTAGATGAAACTGAAACCCTAAGATTTGTGagtaaaaaattaagaaaatgaagGAGAAATTTGAGAAGGGATTATGATGGTGTACGTACCTTCGCTGAAATCACTGAAGTCGTCACTGTCTTCGTCGCTGTCGTCGGCGGCTTCATCTTCGAAGAACTGAACGACATTTCGATTCCTCTTTTTGCCTGTTTTGTCTTCGTCGTAGGTGACCTTGCGTTTGCCGGAGGAATCTTTACCGGCGGGAGCTTTACCCTTTGGATTTGAATTTGCTTTGCCGTTGTTCGTCATTTCCGGCGAATTGAGATCAACGGAAATTGCAtgcagagagagagaagagTGAGGGAGGGAGGGAGTGAGAGTGTGAAGACCGAGAATTCAGAAATgaaattgttaatttgttatgagaaaaaaaaaattgaaaaggaaagTAAATTTGTTAGGAAAAAAAATGGTCAACGTGGCTTTTTTAAGTACAGTGGCAGTGGCAATTCATCCCTTGGGCCTTGAGTGCTTTCGAAAGAGTTAGACCCGGCCCATAAAATGACACGGGCCTAGTAGATCTCTATACCCACTTGAGCTTCAAATtgactttcatttttttagaaaatcttCTTGCGCCCCGGTACACTTGCGTGTcccctgacatttttaatttaACCCTCATTACTTAGGATACGAGTGTGTAAATcgaaaaaaatggaaaaaaagaagataaagtaACAATTTTAGCCTTTATAAAAATCGAAAAGGAATCAAACCTTCAAGAATTGAGTTCGCATCATAGTATGTGAactttataaaaatcaaatttgtatGTCCTCATCACCCTTCTCACATCTcccataaaataatttttgaataaaaCACAATTCGCAAGTTAAAGTAACAATTGTAGTTTTATCTTACTAGCTCTTGTAGCCTTGATACATGTCTATTATAACTATACATGTAAACTTGGTCATATCAAATAAAGTAATAATTCAGTATAGCACTCTAAATATCGAATTGTGCAATGATTAAAGAGGAAAGTGAATTCACACTTTAAATAGCGAATTGTGTTTCAATTTGCATCTTATTTTGCGAGTGACAAATTTGTTTGACTCAGGCCCAACGTCTACGCCCcattaatgaaaatattatggAAAAAAAGTTTGCATCCTAGAATGTCAACTCAGTTCGCATCTTAGAatgccaattttatttttttcataatatttttatttatggaGGGTGCAAATATTGAGACTGAGTCAAATAAAATTACGCTAACCAAATCAATACAAAATGAACATATCGTAATGGTTAACACATCAACACACACAGATTTGCTTCTCAATAAATATTACTAATAAAACTAACATTTCAATCTAATTTGAGCAATTCTCTACTCTTCCACATAAAAATGAATATAGTACTACCTGTTTTTTATAGAATGAAAATTTGTAGATGGCTACTCTATAGAATTTAGTATTTAATAGGAGTATTACATATTCACGTGGGTTgcttaaaagtaacaaaaatagAATAGCATAAAATCTTATTTTGCATTCTTTACTTGATTATAGCTCTTTTTTTAGTATCTCCCATCCAATTGGATTCATCATtgttaattttactttaaaCAATGAAGTAACAAACAGTTTGCCATAAAATGGCAAACCAAACACGCAGCTGGGATAGCAAAATGTTGAACACAAGCAAATGCCAAAGTTAGATACACAGCCAAAATGTATACACAGCCAAAATTAGATatttataattgataattgattccTATATTTATCACATGAATTCATTGAAAGATGTgtatggaaaaaaaaagtgggcctagagacaaaaaaaaatggactgaatatatttttctttcctcCTAGTCTTTGTCCTGGTGGTTGTGGAATTTACTTATAAATCAACACCAATcatatacatttttttcttccataaacCGGATATTATCTGCGTGTGGAATGGCAAAGACTAATTCTTCAAGTCTTGTGAAATCAAAATGGATGGTAAACTCTTCCTTTTAACATTGTTGCATGCCCAAACCAGAAATACTAATAAAAATCAACACCAagcataattaattaatcaagcCTAGCTACATCAACGAATTACTACTTCTCTGCAGCTTTTGCTTCATCTTGACCTCTTTCACCACCACTTTGGACCACCTTCATCTCAGCCGTATCACCTTCAACTTCCACCGGTTCCGATCGGTACCTCTTGTATATATCACCTTTATAAAACTGAATAGTTCTAGCCACCAAAATAAGTGAAATAAAAGCACCAATCAAAGTAGCTGCAGTGATAATAATGAAAGACAATTTATAACAACTTGCTCCTACACAATTCAATTCCTCACCCAATTTTCTTGGTACTCCTCTTGCAACCAATTGTCTCTTAGCTTCTTTGTCATATAAATGACCAGTGACCCTAACATTAAGGAAATATAGTCCAATTGGACTAGCTACCCCACCAAAGTTGTACAAAGTTGAATAGTATTTCAAACCAAATAACTCTGAAATTATGGCAAAAACTAATGGCCATTGTGCaccaaaacaaaaaccaatGATTACTGAAGCAAAATAAAGACCATTTTGAACATCAAAGGCTATTAATAAGTGACCGACACAAGATAAAAACAGAGTTAATGTTAACATAAGTGGTCTTGGAAATTTGTACTTTGTTAAAACATGTTCTGAAACAAAACCTGAGAAAACTCTTCCTAGGTAATTCCAAATACTCACTAATGAAACAAATGTGcttatacttttttttggatatccaaGTGATATTCCAATTTGACCCAAATTATCAATTGCTGTTAATGTTCCACCAACACCACAGGTACCAGCAAAAAATAGCAATATCATGTCTATGCTGAAAAGTGCTTGAAGTATTGTATAATCTTCACCTTTTTCTGGTGGACTAAAAATATTTTGCCACCATctagtttctttttcttcaacacTAACCATTGCATTGTTATTATCACCATTTTTTGCTCCTTGATCGGTTACTATTTTAACCGAAAATGGATCGACAAATGCAAGTTTTTGACTCGTGTAAATCTTTTTCTGTTCGACGAAAACCACAGCAATAGGTAGGAACAACAAAATAAGCACTACAGAAGCACTTCCAATATACTCACTTTGTTTAAAAGACAATTTGTTCTGTAGTATAATCATAACCAATAAAAAACCAGCTAGACTAAGTGAAATATACAAAAACTTATAGAAAACATCAAGTTCATTGGTCTGTCTAACTGGTTTCATATATCGAACGGTtcgaagaaaaagaaaggaaattgCAGCAGGAAGCCAAGCAATGAGTAAAATCAAAGCTTTTGGATCATCAAAATAAATAGCATAATAAAGTTGTGTGATAATAGCACCACTAAGACCAACAAAACCTTTCAAAATCCCCAAAACAACGCCGCGTGTTTCGGGGAAATTCTTAACACAAGTAACAAGTGAACCAGTATTTGAAAAAGACTGAGAATTAGCACCTATACAAATATAAAGACACATTTGCCAAACTTttggttttgaaatttttttggtcACTGCTAACCAAATCATGAAATAACCAAAAAAGTTAAGAACTGAACCCATTGCAAGAACAACATAAGGTGGTGTGATTTCATTGATTAAACCAGAGAAAATACCAAGGTTACCACCTAAGTCTTTGAAGAAACTAAGGAGGTTAAGAGTTGTTTGGTCATAGCCTAAGGCTCTTTTTATGGTGCCGGAGTAAATACTGAACATGTAGGTGGCTCCAGAAGCTGACATGATTAGAAAGGAAGCAAACACTACAAACCACCGTCCTGTGATGACTTGGATTATGAGGTTTTTCTTTTCTGATAACCCCATAGAGCTACCAACACCTTCAACCATTTTGTTATCACTGAATTTGAAGATGTGTGAGCTAGGTAGTGTTAGTGTGCCAATCATTATATAGGCAAGAGTTtgtgtatattttatttattttttaattttacaaaattacaaTACTAGTACTTTGCTAACTGGAAAATGCTCACATAATTTAATTCATTGGCTGTCAATGTCATACTATAAATGTATATGTAATTGAAGGGCAATTGAATTATCTGGTGTCAGAATTTTATACGGCTAGACCATCTTCAATGGTgggtatttatttttttaagcactagtacctaataggtacttcattggagcaaaacacaaaaagtacctaataggtatcggttctacaataagaagtggtacctatattatttttgtgagcctcatttataatgatgttaagttattggtgagatgtgttagaactttttaagagttgttaggttggagggattgagtgcttattaggtactaatattaaaaaattataaataagtgatgtgtaAACGTGAGACTCagttaagtactaaaaaatgagtaacttcattgtggatgctcttagatGGATAACGTTCTAGTTTCTAccgatttatttttatatatattttatataaataatatttacatcgagtattttttttttttttatcaaatttacaTCGAGTATTGAAAGGTGAAAAAATGGGATTCAAATTCATGCTTCAACAGTGGTGGGATGAGTAGTTCAATTAATTAACTAAGTTGAACTAAGGAGTTAAAAGTCCAAAGTTCAAATAAAAACTAACCTAACATtttaatatactaacaatttgccattaaaaacGAAAAATCATGCTTCAACATATGAAATGTCTCTAACTCTTTTACAATCTTATATCAGTTATATGCACTTATGGGACCTTACCAAAAAAAGATAGGCACTTATGGGACAAATATAATTAACATTAAAATCAtacaaaaatatcatttaatgtataaaattatatttattgataaataaatattcatgtTTAActtatctttttcaaaaaattttataaattcataGTTAAACACCTAACCATAATTGAACTCGGGTGAAATATTTGGttcaacctttttttttctttttcagtatCAAGTTGTTTCAACTCTCTCCCGATCACAGTTAGATGATGCATATGAGTCACATTTAACTTGCGTTGCTTTTgaaaagtatatataaaattaaaaataggagGATAAGATTAGCGTAAAACTGTAGTTAATACTTAATTGAATGATAAGACGAAGTGCTTCAACATTAATGAATGAATCTTATCTTAATTTAATCCTTAAATAtggttaaatttattttttttgtctagtaatCTGTTGTCTGAACTCAAACATTTTAATTGTTGATAAAGGGAGAATCTGATGTTCAAGCTCTAATTCCTTTAATAATATCTCAAAGACTCAAATTGCTTCTAAATGAGTCACACTTATGAAGACTAAACATGGTTAGAATATATAAAGTTGAAGATATTTAATTTggttattaaattttatatggaATTATCGAATAATACAAAATTTTGGGATAGGAATATCTCTTCCCTTGAAAGCAAGAAGATcaataggaataaaacaaaaaaagaaaggtTAGTACACACGTACAAATAAAAGGATAATACAAGAGAGTGCATCCATTCATTGTAGATGCGACGAAGTAAGGAATTTCATACTTTGATGCCAAAATTTGAGAAtttgtggaagaaaaaaaaaaccaacaatttttttcctttcatgtGAGTTCAATTCAAACTAAAATTCAGacatgtcatattttttatttggcaaaattacactacaagtcctttatcttatttttttgtaacactttggtcctttatcttttttttttgtaacattttggtcctttatcttttatctgtaacactttagtcctttattttttttatttgtaacattttagtcctttttttgtaacagtttggtcctttgtctttttttatttgtaacactttggtcctttattttttataaataaataagataaggaccaaagtgctacaaaaaaaaaagataaaggaccaaattgttacaaaaaaaagataaaggaccaaactgttacaaaaaaataagataaaggacctgtaatgtaattttgcctttttattttatttttacctaaatttaaactaaataaataattattcttgattagtaagaaaaaaattatgatacttcaatttttttatttttgttacaatagaGCTGAAGGTCGAACTCAGACCTCTAGCATACTATCAAAACCcctcatcactagaccaaatcCAGCTAGTGTCTTGATACTTGAATATTTTTCAACTCAATAcagttgtttttttcttttcaaattagTATTTATTGTTGTTCTAAAAATAATCGTTAGTTGTTGCAGTAgtgattgatgctgaacttTGTAGGGATGATCAAAATTTGACCCCCACAACTACGATCAGGACGGGGCTAAAACCATTTGATATCAAAACTGACTCCGAACCAAATTAGGCGGTCCAGTAGACTGGATATCgatttcaaaacaaacaaaaaaaagtatgttTTTACACCTTTTGAAAAGTTTATACTATAATATGTAAGATGAATAGATGATGCATATTACCTCTTAAAGAATTTGAAGTATTTATCCAACTATgagaataatattaatttttattgattgttacggttattaaaaataattagaaaaaaccaatATTTAAAACGTCACTTATGTCATTTTTAAATTGAgtcaacaaatattttattgaaagtAGTAATATTGAATGTGGAAAGTTTTATCATGAAGATTTCTTAGCAGAGCCGGAAGTAAGAGGAAACTCCCCCAATCGGTGGGAATCCATATCCATGTATGGAGACTCTTTAGTTGACTTGTCTTAGAGGGACCATTGTTTTTCGGCTTGAGTTTATTAGTCATGGGAACTGGGACCATGCAGTTCTAAACATCACAATGGGTGATGCATGCTACTAGTAGAGGTAGAAAAATCTTTGCTGCAACCTGGTAGGGACATATAACTTATTAGCCAACTCTATTTTGGTCAACATTTATCATCATGATATGACTTAAGAAGTGGAGTAATTGTTCCGGAGTTGATTTATAGGTTGGCCAAAgtccaatatatattttttgaagatTCGATATTCAATGATCAACTAATGAGATGACGTGAATatcttttactttaattaagGTTTTGAGTTTAAAGAAACCTTTGATAAAATTATTCAAGTTCCTATGTTCGTTTCGTGAATTGACATGCAACAACAATAAAACTGTTAGAGAGAGTATGTCACACATTTGAGTCCtaccaaatttaaaaaattagtctTTAAAGATGTGTGCGAAAGATAACTAAACCTTTGAAAAACAAATGAAGTCATTTTCATGTATGAACCCGATATTTTGTCTGTTTGATGAAGCTGAAAATAAACACTGTATAGGAGATTCCTACGAAATCATTGCTTACCCAGTTTTGTTAGTAGTCAGCTAATAGTATTTGTCTTTTTCTATCTAGCCGTCCGTGAACATAAATTTATGGTGCCTAAATTTATTTCACCGACATGGGATTTACACACTTTCTGTCCAACCAGCCTCATAAGTCCAAAGTTGCTTCAACACAGCATAGCAAAGTGAAGGTGATTCAGAGATAAATTTGTGAAAGtattttggtttaaaatttgtgAAATGTTATTGAGGCTCATAATGATTTATGGGtttatattaaatatcattaacatatcaaatgatttaaCAAGACTGTGGTTATATAAGGACAAATcagcaaaaaaaatttagatgtaGTTGGCATTTGTATATTACTAAGAttaagatgaaaataaaaatgataaaattaattgttatttGGGAATCTTCCGTGAAAATTTGAAGAGCTAATATTCTCCTTAAAAATGGTTTAATAGTGCTTAACCTTATTATAATCTAGTTACAAAAAACTGAGGACTATACAGTTCTACATTTTAATTTAGAGAAAACTTGTGCATAAACCATCCTTCATATGTACTTCTAATCTTTCTTCTTTCTAATAGAATAGGAAATTGTTCTCCAAATTTTATCTTTCACCCACCCTAATGTCTCCTATGATGTTTTTTCTTTACATGTATTGCTCTATATATTTAATGAAATGTCATACATCCATTTTAACGCTCTAGTTCCCGGGGAAGGGGGTTCTGATAATCCAAAGTCTGGCCaggagataagtaaagtctgtcTGATAATTGTTTCCACCAGAAATCAAACTCGGTT from Trifolium pratense cultivar HEN17-A07 linkage group LG1, ARS_RC_1.1, whole genome shotgun sequence includes these protein-coding regions:
- the LOC123899926 gene encoding protein RNA-directed DNA methylation 3, producing the protein MTNNGKANSNPKGKAPAGKDSSGKRKVTYDEDKTGKKRNRNVVQFFEDEAADDSDEDSDDFSDFSEGYEDEFDTLSAMNEPPKGQSSTPFVPKQELVDEEEFDRLMEERVNSMSFRYAGDEFEDKPMEDNSLHHALQESIPTIWKVKCTVGRERLSAICLMQKFVHLKSLDTKMQIISAFAVDHVKGSIYIEAERQYDINQACYGINGIYATRVQPVPRNEVFHLFSVKIKKPEISEGMWARVKGGIYKGDLAQVVAVNNTSKKVTVKLIPRIDLQVLAAKFGGGCRQKTAVPAPRLISSSELEEFRPLIQIKHDRESGKVFQVLDGLLLKDGYLYKKVSPESLSFWGVVPTEEEISKFGSSENNESNDMEWLSNIYGDTKKKRVITADKGDGKGEGSSGLGAGSDFELFTLVRFRKQDFGVIISTDKDGTYKILKESSEGPVAVTVQKNDIKSALGDLKLSAQDLNNKTVVVNDNVKVLEGPSQGKQGIVRYIYKGIVFLYDGNEEENSGYVAAKATMCEKVKLAVGDFSGTGKDSEPGPLVFDDQPSSPRSPLSPKKPWQSRESDREFNRGDSDSLFAIGQTLRIRIGPLKGYLCRVTGIRRSDVTVKLDSQQKFLTVKSEHLSVVQGKNTAVSASGDPDSNSSNPFDLLGAEGGAGGWLNNIAGTSTGGGGWNTAGETSAERGGWGNSSAPSSVPDNAQDNAWGTKSTSTPKPSWGAAANTGTTSEPEQSGGWGNGGGSSGQADDGENTAWGTKSTSTPKPSWGAAANTGTTSEPEQSGGWGKGGASSGQAENDNQNTAWGARSTSTPKPSRGTAANTGTTSEPEQSGGWGKGGASSGQAENDNQNTAWGARSTSTPKPSWGTAANTGTTSEPEQSGGWGKGGASSGQSENDDQNTAWGAKSTSNPKPSWGTAANTGTTSEPEQSGGWGNGGGSSGQAVVNDGQNTAWGTKSTSTPKPSWGAAANTGTISEPEQSGGWGKGGGSSGQAELNDNQSTAWGTKSTSTPKPSWGAAANTGTASEPDQSGGWGKGGGGSGQAEVNDNQNTAWGNKSTSTPKPSWGAAVNTGTTSEPDQSGGWGKGGGTSNWSAGNSDPPTQDDGSGGRGGYRGRGGSDRGGFRGRGFRGRGESGGFGGRGRSDGEGFGGRWGSDRGSGGGRGRGRNDRPGGWNNSRDSGEDGSSDWKKGADNVEGWKNNNGSGAWTSSSGGASGSWNSGGSGPVTEAKDSAGWAKGTDSGAGWAKGTDSAPDKGQSSSWGGSAADGSGGLWGKKNDGDSKGGW
- the LOC123899945 gene encoding protein NUCLEAR FUSION DEFECTIVE 4-like, with translation MIGTLTLPSSHIFKFSDNKMVEGVGSSMGLSEKKNLIIQVITGRWFVVFASFLIMSASGATYMFSIYSGTIKRALGYDQTTLNLLSFFKDLGGNLGIFSGLINEITPPYVVLAMGSVLNFFGYFMIWLAVTKKISKPKVWQMCLYICIGANSQSFSNTGSLVTCVKNFPETRGVVLGILKGFVGLSGAIITQLYYAIYFDDPKALILLIAWLPAAISFLFLRTVRYMKPVRQTNELDVFYKFLYISLSLAGFLLVMIILQNKLSFKQSEYIGSASVVLILLFLPIAVVFVEQKKIYTSQKLAFVDPFSVKIVTDQGAKNGDNNNAMVSVEEKETRWWQNIFSPPEKGEDYTILQALFSIDMILLFFAGTCGVGGTLTAIDNLGQIGISLGYPKKSISTFVSLVSIWNYLGRVFSGFVSEHVLTKYKFPRPLMLTLTLFLSCVGHLLIAFDVQNGLYFASVIIGFCFGAQWPLVFAIISELFGLKYYSTLYNFGGVASPIGLYFLNVRVTGHLYDKEAKRQLVARGVPRKLGEELNCVGASCYKLSFIIITAATLIGAFISLILVARTIQFYKGDIYKRYRSEPVEVEGDTAEMKVVQSGGERGQDEAKAAEK